The Lacrimispora xylanolytica genome has a segment encoding these proteins:
- a CDS encoding accessory gene regulator B family protein, with amino-acid sequence MMNISGIAVGFCNWMNKISPKSQDENKVIQYGMELLLDNMIKFALIQLIGIFIGKGFETFIILSSFCGLRLQAGGIHAKTGLGCGISMVLVWAVSLLADNWFNIHISVLPLIFAASTLVILLCVPRTINIEYFSSQDKLQKKIFSFVVLIVLMALASIFPSIRELIMVPVILEVLTLLPQNKKI; translated from the coding sequence ATGATGAATATATCTGGGATTGCTGTCGGATTTTGTAATTGGATGAATAAGATAAGTCCAAAAAGTCAAGACGAAAACAAAGTGATTCAATATGGAATGGAATTATTGCTGGATAATATGATAAAGTTCGCCTTAATTCAATTAATTGGTATTTTTATTGGAAAGGGCTTTGAAACTTTTATTATATTATCATCCTTTTGCGGTCTAAGGCTTCAGGCTGGAGGCATTCATGCCAAAACCGGCTTGGGCTGTGGAATCAGCATGGTCCTGGTATGGGCAGTTTCTCTGTTGGCAGACAATTGGTTTAATATACATATTTCCGTACTGCCTCTGATATTTGCTGCGTCCACATTGGTGATTCTGCTTTGTGTTCCCCGCACCATCAATATTGAGTATTTCAGTTCTCAGGACAAATTACAAAAGAAGATATTTTCCTTTGTAGTATTGATTGTTTTGATGGCGTTAGCCTCAATCTTTCCGTCAATCAGAGAGCTGATTATGGTACCTGTTATTTTGGAAGTATTGACATTACTTCCCCAAAATAAAAAAATATAA
- a CDS encoding LytR/AlgR family response regulator transcription factor translates to MIHIYLCEDNNRQLTRWKSVVEKYLLMNSTESQLYCTANSPDELLEIRKKSTVTGLYFLDIDLQSEKNGIELAQEIRKYDPRGYIVFVTTHSEMAVLTFQYKVEAMDFIVKDEIETLPDRICACIKNAEVKYKTQLDSSSRLLSVKVDKTSLILDQDDIVAITTCEDYHKIMIHTKHGVRQMSGSLKELIAVLNPAFCQCSRSAIVNMKHVVKYSREEALLTMDNKETYSVSIRMLGKIQRALKQL, encoded by the coding sequence ATGATACATATATATCTTTGTGAAGATAATAACAGACAGTTGACACGTTGGAAAAGCGTTGTGGAAAAATATTTGCTGATGAATTCTACAGAATCTCAGCTTTATTGTACTGCTAATAGTCCGGACGAGCTGCTTGAGATCAGAAAAAAATCAACGGTTACTGGCCTGTACTTTTTAGATATTGATTTGCAGTCTGAGAAAAATGGAATTGAACTGGCTCAGGAGATACGAAAATACGATCCAAGGGGATATATTGTATTTGTCACCACACACAGTGAAATGGCAGTTCTCACCTTCCAGTATAAGGTGGAAGCCATGGATTTTATCGTGAAGGATGAAATAGAAACACTTCCTGACCGGATATGTGCCTGTATTAAAAATGCAGAAGTCAAATATAAAACTCAGCTGGACTCTTCCAGCCGTCTTCTCTCGGTAAAGGTAGACAAGACCTCCCTGATTCTTGACCAGGATGATATTGTAGCCATTACTACCTGTGAAGATTATCATAAAATCATGATTCATACGAAACATGGGGTAAGACAGATGTCAGGGTCCTTAAAAGAACTGATAGCAGTTCTAAATCCTGCATTCTGTCAATGCAGCCGTTCTGCCATAGTAAATATGAAGCACGTAGTGAAGTATTCCAGAGAAGAAGCGCTATTAACCATGGATAACAAAGAAACGTATTCTGTCTCCATCCGAATGCTTGGTAAGATTCAAAGGGCTTTAAAACAGCTTTAG
- a CDS encoding YicC/YloC family endoribonuclease yields MIKSMTGFGRYETVTDEYKISVEMKAVNHRYLDLSVKMPKKFNFFEAGIRNLLKNYIQRGKVDVFISYEDYTENKLCLKYNSALAAEYMDYFAKMEAEFGIQNDIKVSALAKCPEVLTMDEVPEDEDQMWKLLSETIEEAAKRFVETRITEGETLKNDLLKKLGLMNDLLNFIEERSPRILMEYRAKLEDKVKELLAGASIDEGRIATEVTIFADKICVDEETVRLRSHIDNTRTELEAGGSVGRKLDFIAQEMNREANTILSKANDLEISDKAITLKTEIEKVREQIQNIE; encoded by the coding sequence ATGATTAAGAGCATGACAGGTTTCGGCAGGTACGAGACCGTCACGGATGAATATAAGATTTCCGTCGAGATGAAAGCTGTAAATCACAGGTATTTGGATTTAAGCGTAAAGATGCCGAAAAAGTTTAATTTCTTTGAAGCAGGAATCAGAAATCTGTTAAAGAATTATATACAGCGGGGTAAGGTTGATGTTTTTATCAGCTACGAGGATTATACAGAGAATAAGCTGTGTTTAAAGTATAACAGCGCTCTGGCCGCTGAATATATGGATTATTTCGCAAAGATGGAGGCAGAGTTCGGAATCCAGAACGATATTAAGGTATCTGCCCTGGCAAAATGCCCGGAGGTTCTTACCATGGATGAGGTTCCTGAAGATGAGGACCAGATGTGGAAGCTCCTTTCTGAAACCATTGAAGAGGCTGCAAAGCGTTTTGTGGAAACCAGAATCACCGAAGGCGAGACCTTGAAGAATGACCTTCTTAAAAAGCTTGGACTGATGAACGACCTTCTTAACTTTATCGAGGAACGCTCTCCAAGGATTCTTATGGAATACCGTGCTAAGCTTGAGGACAAGGTAAAAGAACTGCTGGCTGGTGCTTCCATTGATGAAGGAAGGATTGCCACAGAAGTTACGATATTTGCTGATAAAATTTGTGTGGATGAAGAAACCGTTCGGTTAAGAAGCCACATTGATAATACCCGGACAGAACTGGAAGCTGGGGGAAGTGTAGGAAGGAAACTGGATTTCATCGCACAGGAGATGAACCGGGAAGCCAACACCATTCTTTCCAAGGCCAATGATCTGGAGATCTCTGACAAAGCGATTACGTTAAAGACCGAGATTGAAAAGGTTAGAGAGCAGATCCAGAATATTGAATAG
- a CDS encoding fibronectin type III domain-containing protein, whose translation MKRRIRKSFVALTGILIIISGSPGMTANAENMFSKQSYGGLENTSDRALTAVTTNQGVLVSWRYYPEDGSGTEFTLKRNGLEVYRGSNTNYFDRQGRAGDRYSLEDNSGRNRIGLTTLAWKQEYLELTLKAPDSQTMPDGSVTDYTANDMSVGDLNGDGRLELIVKWYPDNAQDNSIDGYTGTTFLDAYDIDTGTGAANLMWRIDLGVNIRSGAHYTQFQVWDYDGDGCAEVMVKTADGSTTYQNVNGSLKETGHVGAVSAKALPTNKISEKYDFRSSSGRIGRIVKGDEYLTAFDGRTGKIIDTTAYLPSRGIYNAQTGIWDTSMWGLDSKGNKEPQGYANRVDRFLAATAYLDGTNPSAVFCRGYYGRTAIAAWDLKNGKLTRKWLFDVPTGDKYAGQGNHNLSINDVDGDGKDEIIYGSLTLDHDGKPKYTTGLGHGDAMHVSDWNDDGRLEVFQVHEEKNAQYHVELHDAQTGKILWGYQYGKDTGRGVAADIDPRYPGAEMWAAVNAITYNAKGERIYEEGIKPSQNFSIFWDGDLLMELFDSNNSTQLIPQVQKWDYENKKTDVLIQMNGTLTNNGTKSNACLVADIIGDWREEVIVRDAQDKNKIRIYSTPIETSYRVPCLLTDRAYREGVAWQNTAYNQPANLSYLLSSGIKVPEMTAKQLNSQSLELNWTEGSDGKYGHQITGYAVFRAEPGQDFRQIGTVGEGTRSYRDSGLTQGVEYRYQVAAIVDGVSSFRSFPVTGKTQ comes from the coding sequence TTGAAGAGAAGAATAAGAAAAAGCTTTGTTGCATTGACAGGTATTTTAATTATAATCAGCGGATCGCCAGGGATGACTGCCAATGCAGAAAATATGTTTTCCAAACAATCTTATGGAGGACTGGAAAATACGTCTGACAGGGCACTGACAGCCGTTACGACCAATCAGGGAGTATTGGTAAGCTGGCGGTATTATCCGGAAGATGGAAGTGGAACGGAATTTACGCTAAAGCGTAACGGACTGGAAGTGTATCGTGGGAGCAATACTAATTATTTTGACCGGCAGGGAAGGGCAGGAGACAGATATAGTTTAGAAGATAACTCGGGCAGGAATCGTATTGGTTTAACAACTTTAGCGTGGAAGCAGGAATATTTGGAGCTGACTCTTAAAGCACCCGATTCTCAGACCATGCCGGACGGCTCTGTCACAGATTATACGGCCAATGATATGTCTGTGGGAGATTTAAATGGAGACGGACGGTTGGAGCTTATTGTCAAATGGTATCCTGATAACGCTCAGGACAATTCCATTGACGGGTATACGGGAACCACCTTTTTGGATGCCTATGATATTGATACGGGCACAGGCGCCGCTAATCTGATGTGGAGAATTGATTTAGGAGTTAATATTCGTTCTGGAGCTCATTATACCCAGTTCCAGGTTTGGGATTATGACGGCGATGGTTGTGCAGAGGTGATGGTAAAGACTGCCGATGGTTCAACCACCTACCAGAATGTAAATGGAAGTTTAAAGGAAACCGGGCACGTGGGTGCTGTCAGTGCGAAAGCGCTTCCAACGAATAAAATCAGCGAAAAATATGATTTTCGCAGCTCCAGCGGAAGAATCGGAAGGATTGTAAAGGGCGACGAGTACTTAACTGCATTTGACGGCAGGACAGGAAAAATCATTGATACCACAGCTTATCTTCCTTCCAGAGGAATCTACAATGCACAAACAGGAATCTGGGATACCTCCATGTGGGGGCTGGACAGCAAGGGAAATAAAGAACCTCAGGGATATGCAAACCGGGTGGATCGTTTTCTGGCGGCTACGGCATATCTGGATGGAACGAATCCAAGTGCTGTATTCTGCCGTGGCTATTATGGAAGAACAGCAATTGCTGCATGGGATCTAAAGAATGGGAAGCTGACGAGAAAATGGCTGTTTGATGTGCCTACAGGTGACAAATATGCAGGTCAGGGAAATCACAATCTTTCTATCAATGATGTGGATGGTGATGGAAAGGATGAAATCATCTACGGATCTCTGACGCTTGACCATGATGGAAAACCCAAATATACCACTGGCCTCGGTCATGGGGATGCCATGCATGTCAGTGACTGGAATGATGACGGAAGACTGGAAGTGTTCCAGGTACATGAAGAGAAAAATGCCCAGTATCATGTGGAACTTCACGATGCCCAAACAGGAAAGATACTATGGGGATATCAGTATGGCAAGGATACGGGACGTGGCGTAGCTGCTGATATAGATCCAAGATATCCTGGTGCGGAAATGTGGGCAGCTGTTAATGCAATTACCTACAATGCCAAAGGAGAACGGATATATGAGGAAGGAATCAAGCCAAGCCAGAATTTCTCCATATTCTGGGATGGAGATCTGCTTATGGAATTATTTGATTCCAATAATTCCACACAGTTGATTCCTCAGGTTCAAAAGTGGGATTATGAAAACAAGAAAACAGATGTACTCATCCAGATGAATGGTACTCTTACGAATAATGGAACAAAATCAAACGCTTGTCTTGTAGCAGATATCATAGGAGACTGGAGAGAAGAAGTGATTGTCCGTGACGCGCAGGACAAGAATAAAATCAGGATTTACAGTACTCCCATTGAAACCTCTTATCGGGTTCCCTGTCTTTTAACGGACCGGGCTTACAGGGAAGGTGTGGCTTGGCAGAATACGGCGTATAATCAGCCTGCCAATTTAAGCTATTTATTATCCAGCGGAATCAAAGTGCCGGAGATGACTGCAAAACAACTTAATTCACAATCCTTGGAATTAAACTGGACTGAAGGAAGTGATGGGAAATACGGGCACCAGATCACTGGCTATGCAGTATTTCGCGCCGAGCCAGGACAGGATTTCAGACAGATTGGTACGGTAGGAGAAGGCACCCGGTCTTACCGGGATTCTGGATTGACACAGGGAGTGGAGTACCGCTATCAAGTAGCTGCTATTGTAGATGGCGTTTCCTCCTTCCGATCATTTCCGGTTACAGGAAAAACACAGTAG
- the gmk gene encoding guanylate kinase, which yields MNEQGMLAVVSGFSGAGKGTLMKELLKRYDNYALSISATTRSPREGEADGREYFFVTEESFRDMIEKDALIEYAQYVKHFYGTPKEYVLNQMKQGKDVILEIEIQGALKIKERFPETILIFVMPPNAEELKRRLIGRGTESMEVINARLKRAAEEAEGMEAYDYILINDKIETCVEAMHQMIQVQHNRASNNTAFLSHIREELKNI from the coding sequence ATGAATGAGCAAGGCATGTTGGCAGTAGTATCCGGTTTTTCAGGGGCTGGAAAAGGAACTCTTATGAAGGAACTCCTGAAACGATACGATAATTATGCGCTGTCCATATCTGCTACCACCAGAAGCCCGAGAGAAGGGGAAGCTGATGGGAGAGAATATTTTTTTGTAACAGAAGAATCCTTTCGGGACATGATTGAGAAAGATGCCCTGATTGAATATGCCCAGTATGTAAAACATTTTTACGGAACTCCCAAGGAATATGTTTTAAATCAGATGAAACAGGGCAAGGATGTTATTCTGGAAATTGAAATCCAGGGAGCACTTAAAATCAAAGAACGTTTTCCTGAGACTATTTTGATTTTTGTTATGCCGCCAAACGCAGAGGAATTAAAGCGCAGGCTGATTGGAAGGGGCACGGAGAGCATGGAAGTAATCAACGCCAGGCTGAAACGGGCTGCAGAAGAAGCAGAGGGAATGGAAGCGTATGACTATATCCTCATCAATGACAAAATTGAAACCTGCGTGGAAGCAATGCACCAGATGATACAGGTCCAGCATAACCGGGCATCCAATAATACGGCATTTTTATCCCACATTCGGGAAGAATTAAAGAATATATAG
- a CDS encoding Rqc2 family fibronectin-binding protein — translation MALDGIVMANLAAEMKNRLEGGKIAKIAQPEKDELLFTIKNQKNTWRLLISASASLPLVYFTESNKQSPLTAPNFCMLLRKHIGNGRILKISQPGLERILCLEIEHLDELGDKRVKKLIIEIMGKHSNIIFCNEEDMILDSIKHISAQVSSVREVLPGRTYFIPQTTEKRDPLTITQEEFIKTIGTTPAPIQKALYLKLTGFSPIMGHELCHLASIDGDHSANELSEMEMIHLYRTFSHLMEDIRQEKFSPNIIYRQDEPVEFSALPMTCYEGDGYEAVSFTSISSLLESYYASKNTITRIRQKSVDLRKIVQTALERNYKKFDLQEKQLKDTEKKDKYKVYGELLNTYGYELSGGEKKFTCLNYYTNEEITIPLDDQLSAKENAQKFFDKYNKLKRTFEAVTEQIKETRQEIDHLESVSAALDIALKEEDLVQIKEELMEYGYVKHRRAGDKKPKVTSKPFHYISSDGFHIYVGKNNYQNEELTFKVATGNDWWFHAKGIPGSHVIVKSEGKDLPDRVYEEAGALAAYYSKGRDSDKVEVDYIQKKQIKKVTGAAPGFVIYHTNYSMVAEPKLYLEEIQ, via the coding sequence ATGGCTTTAGACGGAATTGTTATGGCTAATCTCGCAGCAGAAATGAAAAACCGGCTGGAAGGTGGAAAAATCGCAAAAATCGCCCAGCCCGAAAAAGACGAACTGCTGTTTACGATTAAAAATCAGAAAAATACATGGAGGCTTTTAATCTCCGCCAGCGCCAGTCTTCCACTGGTCTACTTTACAGAATCCAACAAGCAAAGTCCCTTGACCGCGCCTAATTTCTGTATGCTTTTGCGAAAACACATCGGAAATGGCCGTATTTTAAAGATAAGTCAGCCTGGACTGGAACGTATTCTATGTCTGGAGATTGAACATTTAGACGAATTAGGGGACAAGCGTGTAAAAAAACTTATCATTGAAATCATGGGCAAGCACAGCAATATCATCTTCTGCAATGAGGAAGATATGATCTTAGACAGCATCAAGCATATATCCGCCCAGGTAAGCTCTGTACGGGAGGTACTTCCTGGCAGAACCTACTTTATCCCCCAGACCACTGAGAAAAGAGATCCTCTCACCATCACCCAGGAGGAGTTTATTAAGACCATTGGCACAACGCCAGCCCCTATACAAAAAGCCTTGTATTTAAAGCTCACTGGCTTTAGCCCTATTATGGGCCACGAGCTCTGCCACCTGGCGTCTATTGACGGTGACCATTCAGCTAACGAGCTGTCTGAAATGGAGATGATTCATCTATACCGGACCTTCTCTCATCTTATGGAAGATATCAGGCAGGAGAAATTTTCGCCTAATATCATTTACCGCCAGGATGAGCCTGTGGAATTTTCTGCACTTCCTATGACCTGTTATGAAGGTGACGGCTACGAGGCAGTTTCTTTTACATCCATCAGCTCATTGTTAGAAAGCTATTATGCTTCTAAAAATACCATTACAAGAATTCGTCAAAAGTCCGTGGACCTTCGTAAAATTGTTCAGACGGCACTGGAGAGAAACTATAAAAAGTTTGACCTACAGGAAAAACAGCTTAAGGATACAGAGAAAAAAGACAAATACAAGGTATATGGAGAGCTTTTAAACACTTATGGATATGAGCTGTCCGGCGGGGAGAAAAAATTCACCTGTTTAAACTACTATACCAACGAAGAGATTACCATTCCTCTTGACGACCAGCTATCCGCAAAGGAAAATGCACAAAAGTTTTTTGATAAATATAATAAGCTGAAGCGTACCTTTGAGGCTGTTACAGAACAGATCAAGGAAACCAGACAGGAAATTGATCATCTGGAATCCGTGAGCGCAGCTTTGGATATTGCTCTGAAAGAAGAAGATTTGGTTCAGATTAAAGAAGAGCTGATGGAGTACGGTTATGTCAAGCATCGCCGTGCTGGTGATAAAAAGCCGAAGGTGACCAGTAAACCATTTCATTACATCTCATCCGACGGCTTCCATATCTATGTAGGAAAAAACAATTATCAGAACGAAGAACTGACATTCAAGGTGGCAACCGGCAATGACTGGTGGTTTCATGCAAAGGGAATCCCAGGCTCCCATGTTATTGTAAAATCGGAAGGTAAGGATTTGCCGGACCGGGTATACGAAGAAGCTGGAGCTCTGGCCGCTTACTATTCTAAAGGCAGGGACAGCGACAAAGTTGAAGTGGATTATATCCAGAAAAAACAGATTAAAAAGGTGACTGGTGCCGCTCCCGGCTTTGTCATTTACCATACTAATTACTCCATGGTGGCAGAACCAAAGCTTTACTTGGAGGAAATTCAATAA
- the rpoZ gene encoding DNA-directed RNA polymerase subunit omega produces the protein MLHPSYSDLINVVNSEVEPGDAPVVQSRYSIVIAAAKRARQIIGGSEPSVPGYGKKPLSVAVEELYEGQVKILSEADATEEDDN, from the coding sequence ATGTTACATCCATCTTATTCAGATTTGATTAATGTAGTAAACAGTGAGGTTGAACCAGGAGATGCTCCTGTTGTCCAGAGCCGTTATTCTATCGTGATTGCAGCTGCGAAAAGAGCAAGACAGATCATTGGAGGTTCTGAACCTTCTGTACCGGGATACGGTAAAAAACCGCTTTCTGTTGCCGTAGAAGAGCTGTATGAAGGCCAAGTGAAGATTTTGAGCGAAGCGGACGCAACAGAAGAAGACGATAATTAA
- a CDS encoding sensor histidine kinase, translating into MSCYLFGYLYTIAFNYLFMWIAGFLLQMDMQDLLTHNRLNIIFSITYSVYCGITTKLLGWYIHKKLNISQYLTNSHLLKAIFIDLFILVFFYIFNFSYGEYLGYNYGVIALNGIIFLLLFGITVYLMYSIYKATMGEQAYKHRMAQFENLRHYTERLENSYGIMRKFKHDYMNILSTMSGYMEENNMDGLMKYYGDQVLPISHAFAESDTKLGALSNVKNTALKSLLSSKFIYSMEIGIKAEIELLEPIESLPMDSLDLSRVIGIFLDNAIEAATETKEKQLAFCMFYKEQDLYIIIRNSSPELDHPISELRNQGISSKGVNRGVGLYNVEVILNHYENVIWNTTYENPYFTQEIILRKNNL; encoded by the coding sequence ATGTCGTGTTATTTATTTGGATACCTTTATACCATCGCTTTTAATTACCTTTTCATGTGGATTGCCGGCTTTCTGCTTCAAATGGATATGCAGGATTTGCTGACACATAACAGGCTGAATATTATATTTTCTATCACTTACAGTGTATACTGCGGAATTACTACGAAACTGCTGGGTTGGTATATCCATAAAAAGCTGAATATATCCCAATACTTAACAAATTCTCATTTATTAAAGGCTATATTTATTGACCTTTTTATTTTGGTATTCTTTTATATCTTTAACTTCTCCTATGGGGAGTATCTGGGGTATAATTATGGGGTGATAGCGTTAAATGGTATTATATTCCTTTTGCTGTTTGGCATTACCGTTTATCTCATGTATTCCATCTATAAAGCCACCATGGGAGAACAGGCTTATAAGCATCGTATGGCCCAATTTGAGAACCTACGCCACTATACAGAGCGGCTGGAGAATTCTTATGGGATCATGCGTAAATTCAAGCATGATTATATGAATATTTTAAGTACCATGTCAGGCTATATGGAAGAAAATAACATGGATGGCCTGATGAAATATTACGGGGATCAGGTTCTTCCTATCAGTCATGCCTTTGCGGAATCAGATACGAAACTGGGAGCCTTGTCAAATGTGAAAAATACCGCTTTAAAAAGCCTCCTTTCCTCTAAATTCATCTATTCCATGGAAATTGGAATTAAAGCAGAAATTGAATTACTGGAGCCCATTGAATCCCTGCCTATGGATTCCCTGGATCTTTCCCGTGTTATTGGAATCTTTCTGGATAATGCCATTGAGGCTGCAACAGAAACAAAGGAAAAACAATTGGCTTTCTGTATGTTCTACAAAGAGCAGGATCTTTATATCATCATCAGAAACTCCTCTCCTGAACTGGATCATCCCATCTCGGAGCTGCGCAATCAGGGAATCTCTTCAAAAGGAGTGAATCGAGGAGTAGGCCTTTATAATGTGGAGGTGATCCTCAATCATTATGAAAATGTCATCTGGAATACTACATACGAAAATCCTTATTTTACACAGGAAATAATCCTTAGGAAAAACAACTTATAA